Proteins encoded within one genomic window of Bombina bombina isolate aBomBom1 chromosome 1, aBomBom1.pri, whole genome shotgun sequence:
- the LOC128660444 gene encoding nanos homolog 1-like, whose product MALPAYSGTTQAGNAFSTWNDYLVLSALIIRGLKVSEPREADKMLPVSPTWSCFLSAPSEPEQPAVSHGKQGCAFCKNNRESAAFYSTHRLKGQDGRVQCPVLRGYTCPQCGASGDHAHTVRYCPQRMLMPIHGLSYSLLVNVAAKLSGFIILICLKS is encoded by the coding sequence ATGGCGCTACCGGCGTATAGCGGAACCACACAGGCGGGCAATGCTTTTAGCACCTGGAATGATTATTTGGTACTCTCAGCTCTCATTATCAGAGGCTTGAAGGTGTCTGAGCCCCGGGAGGCTGACAAGATGCTGCCAGTGTCTCCTACATGGAGCTGTTTCCTCTCCGCCCCCTCGGAGCCCgagcagcctgctgtgagccatggGAAGCAGGGCTGTGCTTTCTGCAAAAATAACCGGGAATCTGCCGCATTCTACAGCACACACCGCCTAAAAGGACAGGATGGCCGAGTCCAGTGTCCGGTGCTGCGAGGATACACCTGTCCTCAGTGCGGAGCCAGTGGTGATCACGCTCATACCGTGCGATACTGCCCCCAGCGGATGCTTATGCCAATACACGGACTGTCCTATTCCTTGCTGGTAAATGTTGCGGCTAAACTCAGCGGATTCATCATCCTCATTTGTCTGAAAAGCTAA